In one window of Arachis ipaensis cultivar K30076 chromosome B06, Araip1.1, whole genome shotgun sequence DNA:
- the LOC110263801 gene encoding uncharacterized protein LOC110263801 — protein MVVACLKYISLILQVFYYEDDAGGKIKRDILKRIGKNWKDSRHHLFHRCYKQIRTYEENLKHHPKGIDKNDWKKFVDYRLNEETQKKCKQNTLNRSKQLYIHTGGSKTLARKKNEVEREQGRLVGRGELFIMTHKKKDGSYIHPNARVVSEAIVNVERQDGSSKHLSQNDSLAQVLGKEHPRRVRALGAGPCPTQVFGNAAGQSSGSAESNIEDKRMIAELTAKLEEERAKR, from the exons ATGGTTGTGGCATGTCTTAAATATATCAGTCTTATACTT CAGGTCTTTTACTATGAGGACGATGCCGGAGGAAAAATAAAGCGCGATATTTTGAAGAGGATAGGAAAGAACTGGAAGGATTCAAGGCACCACTTGTTTCATAGGTGTTACAAACAAATAAGGACTTATGAGGAAAATCTTAAGCATCACCCAAAAGGAATAGACAAAAATGATTGGAAAAAGTTCGTTGACTATCGCCTGAATGAAGAAACACAG AAAAAGTGTAAACAGAACACTTTAAATCGGAGCAAGCAACTTTACATACATACTGGGGGCTCCAAAACTTtggcaagaaaaaaaaatgaagtg GAGAGAGAGCAAGGAAGGCTCGTTGGTAGAGGAGAGTTGTTTATCATGACTCATAAGAAAAAAGATGGCTCGTATATCCACCCCAATGCGCGTGTTGTTAGT GAAGCAATTGTGAATGTTGAGAGGCAGGATGGATCCTCTAAGCACCTTTCACAGAATGACTCGCTAGCACAAGTTCTCGGAAAGGAGCACCCAAGACGAGTTCGTGCCCTAGGTGCTGGACCATGTCCCACACAAGTCTTTGGTAATGCTGCTGGACAATCGTCGGGTTCTGCAGAGTCCAATATAGAGGATAAGAGGATGATTGCAGAATTGACGGCTAAGCTAGAAGAAGAGCGGGCAAAGAGATAG
- the LOC107647221 gene encoding uncharacterized protein LOC107647221 — protein MRAALMWTISDFPRLGNLSGWNMYSGLACPTCNLDANPHRLKESQKWCFMGHRHFLNQGHKYRLDWNRFDGQVEGRDPPKKLSGTDVLRQQSNVHISFGKSSSVTSKKRRNGQDTDGYDSHWKKNSVFFDLPYWEDQMLHHNLDVMHIEKNVCDNVVFTILNDSGKSKDKIKARRDLQCMGIRPELWPGEGGKYPSAIFAMSNSQRDVFLKTLQNVVFPDGYSSNVARCVDLRQRKLSGLKSHDCHILMEQLLPILVKNALPSPVSNVIENLSSFFRELCGKAINPMQLVELQNHVVQTLCQMEIIFPPSFFTVIVHLTVHLVDEVTLGGPVHYRWMYPIERYLDNIETRINRPRRVDDEPVDVLHNSGESSLESTLQSKDMKLLACGPMIQARRFGAYNVNGYKFRTISKKNGMKTQNSGVYVSFNTRSYASMRDNRVAVGGVPYYEKIVDIIELNYSCSFTVVLFKCVWANTTTSRGIKQDHLGLTSINFSRPIHTGNREEDEPYILASEAQLVYYVDDEVAK, from the exons ATGCGTGCGGCACTGATGTGGACTATCAGCGACTTTCCAAGATTGGGAAACCTATCCGGCTGGAATATGTATAGTGGGTTAGCCTGTCCTACGTGTAACTTGGATGCTAATCCACATCGGCTGAAAGAAAGTCAAAAATGGTGTTTCATGGGCCATCGACACTTTTTGAatcagggacacaaatacagactaGACTGGAATAGATTTGACGGGCAGGTCGAAGGTAGAGATCCGCCAAAGAAGTTATCCGGAACAGATGTATTGAGGCAACAGTCTAATGTGCACATTTCATTTGGCAAGAGTTCAAGTGTGACATCCAAAAAAAGACGCAATGGCCAGGATACGGATGGATATGACTCGCATTGGAAGAAGAATAGTGTTTTCTTTGACCTCCCGTACTGGGAGGATCAGATGTTACATCATAACCTCGATGTGATGCATATAGAAAAAAACGTGTGTGACAATGTAGTCTTCACCATCTTAAACGATAGCGGCAAatcaaaagataaaattaaagctCGCAGAGATTTACAATGCATGGGAATAAGGCCTGAATTATGGCCAGGGGAAGGTGGTAAATATCCTTCTGCGATATTTGCGATGTCGAATTCACAGAGGGATGTATTCTTGAAGACTTTGCAGAATGTGGTCTTTCCAGATGGTTACTCTAGCAATGTTGCTCGTTGTGTTGATTTGCGACAACGCAAGTTATCTGGGTTGAAAAGTCATGACTGTCATATTCTGATGGAACAATTACTCCCAATTTTAGTGAAGAATGCACTTCCGAGTCCGGTGTCCAATGTGATTGAAAATTTGTCGTCATTTTTTCGAGAACTTTGTGGGAAAGCCATAAACCCTATGCAGCTTGTTGAGCTTCAGAATCATGTTGTGCAAACCTTGTGTCAGATGGAAATAATttttcctccatccttcttcacCGTCATAGTTCACCTCACCGTGCATCTCGTTGATGAGGTTACTCTTGGTGGACCAGTACATTATAGGTGGATGTATCCAATAGAAAG GTATTTGGATAATATTGAGACTAGAATCAACCGACCAAGGCGAGTTGATGATGAGCCTGTTGATGTTCTTCATAATTCAGGGGAGA GTTCTTTGGAAAGTACGCTTCAATCGAAAGACATGAAGTTGCTTGCGTGCGGTCCCATGATTCAGGCCAGACGTTTTGGGGCGTATAATGTTAACGGGTACAAGTTTAGAACTATCTCAAAGAAAAACGGGATGAAAACACAAAATAGTGGAGTATATGTATCATTTAATACAAGAAGTTATGCAAGTATGCGTGATAATAGAGTGGCTGTTGGTGGTGTTCCGTATTACGAAAAAATTGTAGAcataattgaattaaattatagCTGTTCCTTTACAGTGGTATTGTTCAAATGTGTTTGGGCTAATACCACTACCAGTAGAGGCATCAAACAAGACCATTTGGGGCTTACCAGCATTAATTTCTCTCGTCCAATACACACTGGTAATCGTGAAGAAGATGAACCGTACATATTGGCATCAGAGGCTCAGCTTGTATACTATGTGGATGATGAAGTAGCTAAATAA